A part of Winslowiella toletana genomic DNA contains:
- a CDS encoding PAS and helix-turn-helix domain-containing protein — protein sequence MDSHNPSRTNNEIAVPEMLSRSLDLLPEPYCIRTPDTRVIYANLAMLKLAGLKSGREIVGRLDYEVPSILFENENTLKAWRDQDKNIIENRKYLAMLEIHPDAVDCPYICRKVPFYNNDNQCVGAFLSVKYLEVFTPNDFVRGRLPGSLLLNKPDDFFTEKECEIIFFRLQGMSSKDIGNLLYLSPRTIENRLANMYQKAGVNHLDDFREFCEARNLHRYLPQRLVSNKRIGFSGDYDPEEPMP from the coding sequence ATGGACTCACATAACCCGTCAAGGACGAATAATGAGATTGCCGTACCTGAAATGCTCAGCCGCTCTCTGGATTTGTTGCCAGAGCCATACTGCATCCGGACGCCGGACACCCGGGTAATCTATGCCAATCTGGCAATGCTTAAACTGGCCGGTCTTAAATCAGGCAGAGAGATAGTCGGCCGCCTGGATTATGAAGTACCATCAATACTGTTTGAAAATGAAAATACGCTCAAAGCATGGCGGGATCAGGACAAAAATATTATTGAAAACAGGAAATATTTAGCCATGCTTGAAATCCATCCTGATGCCGTAGACTGCCCTTATATTTGTCGGAAGGTCCCTTTTTATAATAATGATAACCAGTGCGTGGGGGCTTTTCTCAGCGTCAAATATCTTGAAGTTTTCACACCTAATGATTTTGTACGTGGCAGGCTACCGGGGTCACTGCTGCTTAATAAACCTGATGATTTTTTTACCGAGAAAGAGTGTGAAATTATTTTCTTCCGATTACAGGGAATGAGCAGTAAAGATATCGGTAATCTTCTCTATCTCTCCCCACGAACTATCGAAAACCGGCTGGCAAATATGTATCAAAAAGCTGGCGTCAATCACCTTGATGATTTCCGCGAATTTTGTGAAGCACGCAATCTTCATCGCTATCTGCCGCAACGACTGGTTTCGAATAAACGTATTGGTTTTAGTGGCGATTATGATCCAGAAGAGCCGATGCCGTGA
- the araH gene encoding L-arabinose ABC transporter permease AraH: protein MSSSTTSNTTPPTQRSGVNLGRIWDNFGMLVVFAVLFIGCMIFVPNFGSFINMKGLGLAMSMSGMVACGMLFCLASGDFDLSVASVIACAGVTTAVVINMTESLWIGIAAGLLLGVACGLVNGFVIAKLKINALITTLATMQIVRGLAYIFSDGKAVGIEDERFFALGYTNWLGLPAPIWLTIGTMIIFGFLLNKTTFGRNTLAIGGNEEAARLAGVPVVRTRIIIFILSGLVSAAAGIILASRMTSGQPMTSLGYELIVISACVLGGVSLKGGIGKISYVVAGVLILGTVENAMNLLNISPFSQYVVRGLILLAAVIFDRYKQKAKTH, encoded by the coding sequence ATGTCTTCATCAACGACCTCAAATACCACGCCACCGACGCAACGTTCCGGCGTCAATCTGGGCCGCATCTGGGATAACTTCGGCATGCTGGTGGTGTTTGCCGTGCTGTTTATCGGCTGCATGATTTTCGTCCCCAATTTTGGCAGCTTTATCAATATGAAAGGGCTGGGGCTGGCGATGTCGATGTCCGGTATGGTGGCCTGCGGCATGCTGTTTTGCCTTGCCTCGGGTGATTTTGACCTCTCTGTGGCGTCAGTGATTGCCTGTGCCGGAGTCACCACTGCGGTGGTGATCAATATGACTGAAAGTTTATGGATCGGTATCGCTGCGGGTCTGTTGCTCGGTGTTGCCTGTGGTCTGGTTAACGGTTTTGTGATCGCGAAGCTGAAGATCAATGCGCTGATCACCACACTGGCGACCATGCAGATTGTGCGCGGGCTGGCGTATATCTTCTCCGATGGTAAAGCGGTTGGTATTGAAGATGAGCGTTTCTTTGCGCTGGGTTACACCAACTGGCTGGGTCTGCCAGCGCCAATCTGGCTGACCATCGGCACCATGATTATCTTTGGTTTTCTGCTGAATAAAACCACTTTTGGTCGTAATACGCTGGCGATTGGCGGTAACGAAGAAGCCGCGCGGCTGGCCGGGGTACCGGTGGTGCGCACGCGAATTATTATTTTCATTCTCTCCGGACTGGTGTCGGCTGCGGCCGGGATTATTCTGGCGTCGCGTATGACCAGCGGCCAGCCGATGACCTCGCTGGGCTATGAGCTGATTGTGATCTCAGCCTGTGTTCTGGGCGGCGTATCACTGAAAGGCGGGATTGGCAAAATCTCTTACGTGGTGGCCGGGGTGCTGATTCTGGGTACGGTTGAGAATGCGATGAATCTGTTGAATATATCGCCGTTCTCACAGTATGTCGTACGAGGTTTGATATTGTTGGCGGCAGTGATTTTCGACCGCTATAAACAGAAAGCAAAAACCCATTAA
- the add gene encoding adenosine deaminase — translation MIDTRLPLTDIHRHLDGNIRAQTILDLGREFNLSLPATTLETLRPHVQVTQNEPDLVSFLQKLDWGVKVLGSLDACRRIARENVEDAARAGIHYTELRFSPGYMAMTHNLPVAGVVEAVIDGIKAGCQQHDIEVRLIGIMSRTFGEEACLRELEALLAHRDGITALDLAGDELGFPGSQFLSHFTRARDAGFRITVHAGEAAGAESIWQAIRELGAERIGHGVKAIEDAALMDFLAEHQIGIESCLTSNIQTSTVAQLSNHPLVTFLNHGILATINTDDPAVQGIELAHEYQVAAPQAGLSPQQIRTAQENGLKIAFLTEAEKAKIRAKVAA, via the coding sequence ATGATCGATACCCGCCTTCCCCTGACTGATATTCATCGCCATCTTGACGGCAATATTCGCGCGCAAACCATTCTCGATTTAGGTCGCGAATTTAACCTCTCCCTGCCTGCCACTACGCTGGAAACCCTGCGTCCCCATGTACAGGTCACCCAAAACGAACCGGATCTGGTCAGTTTCCTGCAGAAACTGGACTGGGGCGTCAAAGTGCTGGGTTCGCTGGATGCCTGTCGTCGTATCGCCAGAGAAAATGTCGAAGATGCGGCACGCGCGGGTATTCACTATACCGAACTGCGTTTCTCACCGGGTTATATGGCGATGACGCATAATCTGCCAGTGGCGGGCGTGGTGGAAGCAGTGATTGACGGCATTAAAGCCGGTTGCCAGCAACATGATATCGAGGTACGCCTGATTGGTATTATGAGCCGCACCTTTGGTGAAGAGGCGTGTCTGCGTGAACTGGAAGCGTTGCTGGCGCATCGCGACGGTATTACTGCGCTGGATCTGGCCGGTGACGAACTGGGCTTCCCGGGCAGTCAGTTCCTCAGCCACTTTACGCGCGCGCGCGATGCCGGTTTCCGTATCACAGTACATGCTGGTGAAGCGGCCGGTGCGGAAAGCATCTGGCAGGCGATCCGTGAACTGGGCGCCGAGCGTATCGGTCACGGTGTTAAAGCGATTGAAGATGCCGCGCTGATGGATTTCCTTGCTGAGCATCAGATCGGGATTGAATCCTGCCTCACTTCCAATATTCAGACCAGTACGGTGGCGCAGCTCAGCAACCATCCGCTGGTGACTTTCCTTAATCACGGTATTCTGGCCACCATTAATACTGACGATCCGGCGGTGCAGGGAATTGAGCTGGCGCATGAGTATCAGGTGGCAGCGCCGCAGGCAGGTCTTAGCCCGCAGCAGATCCGTACCGCACAGGAAAATGGGCTGAAGATTGCGTTTTTAACTGAAGCAGAGAAAGCGAAGATTCGCGCGAAGGTTGCAGCCTGA
- a CDS encoding LysR substrate-binding domain-containing protein: MRELPPLNALLAFEVVARTGSVRAAAESMSVTPGAVSRQLRLLEEHFGTTLFQRQGRGLMLTHAGNAYYQQISGHFDGLRRAGQVLQRSAGRAVLRLHSFTTFATRWLIPRLSTFQLAHPAIEVRLTTASDWDDATDFDAAIRLGHGDWPQQHATALVENLLLPVCRPTLTRKAIFNTANLAQHTLLSVRGRPDDWQLWCEAFGVNIHALHNWRELESSALAYQAALEGQGIALAQRVLVEKELDEGTLMAMEQCQLDCGNLTYYLVWRDGSPKETNLLRLEKWLTGRP; this comes from the coding sequence ATGCGTGAACTGCCTCCCCTGAATGCACTGCTGGCTTTTGAAGTTGTCGCCCGTACCGGCAGCGTGCGCGCCGCGGCTGAAAGTATGTCCGTTACCCCGGGTGCGGTAAGTCGTCAGCTGCGGCTGCTGGAGGAGCACTTTGGCACCACGCTGTTTCAGCGCCAGGGACGTGGTCTGATGCTGACGCATGCCGGCAACGCCTATTATCAGCAAATTAGCGGTCATTTTGACGGGCTGCGGCGCGCCGGACAGGTTTTGCAGCGCAGTGCGGGGCGCGCGGTGTTGCGCCTGCACTCGTTCACCACTTTTGCCACCCGCTGGCTGATCCCGCGCTTGTCCACCTTCCAGCTGGCGCATCCGGCTATTGAGGTGCGGCTGACGACTGCTTCGGACTGGGATGATGCCACTGACTTTGATGCCGCCATCCGCCTTGGCCATGGCGACTGGCCGCAGCAGCATGCCACAGCGCTGGTGGAAAACCTGTTATTGCCGGTCTGCCGGCCCACGCTCACGCGTAAGGCGATATTCAATACGGCAAACCTGGCGCAACACACATTGCTTAGCGTACGAGGGCGTCCTGATGACTGGCAATTGTGGTGTGAAGCCTTTGGCGTGAATATCCATGCTCTGCACAACTGGCGCGAACTGGAAAGCTCCGCGCTGGCTTATCAGGCCGCGCTTGAAGGGCAGGGGATCGCGCTGGCGCAGCGGGTACTGGTAGAGAAGGAACTTGACGAGGGAACGCTGATGGCGATGGAACAGTGTCAGCTGGACTGCGGCAATCTTACCTATTATCTGGTATGGCGTGACGGCAGTCCGAAAGAAACCAATCTGTTGCGGCTGGAGAAATGGCTTACCGGCAGGCCTTAA
- a CDS encoding helix-turn-helix transcriptional regulator, producing MYSNDRLSNCDIINNATIMRSLDLLAEPYCIRTAEGLFLYANMAMAKLSGLRSPHIMMERPDHEIPSLLFDNQEDLEAWRQQDRTVSETRKPLTMLEIHPSAVDSPYLCRKVPFYSHNDECIGTFCTIKYLEVLTPNDFIKGKLPGSLLLNKPDDFFTEKQCEIIFFRLQGVSNKEISQILGLSPRTVENRIAQMYTKARVNHLDDFRQFCESRNLHRYLPKRVLSERKMATHEEIDVS from the coding sequence ATGTATTCAAATGATAGATTAAGTAATTGTGATATTATTAATAATGCAACAATAATGCGGTCACTGGATTTATTAGCAGAGCCTTATTGCATTCGGACCGCAGAGGGTCTTTTTCTGTATGCTAATATGGCGATGGCGAAGCTGTCTGGATTGCGATCGCCTCATATCATGATGGAACGGCCGGATCATGAAATTCCCTCACTGCTGTTTGATAATCAGGAAGATCTCGAAGCATGGCGTCAGCAGGACAGAACGGTTTCAGAAACCAGAAAGCCATTAACCATGCTGGAAATTCATCCCAGTGCGGTCGACTCGCCTTATCTGTGCAGAAAGGTGCCTTTTTACAGTCACAACGATGAGTGTATTGGTACTTTTTGCACAATTAAATACCTTGAAGTCCTGACGCCCAACGATTTTATCAAAGGCAAGCTACCTGGCTCGCTATTGCTGAATAAACCTGATGACTTTTTCACTGAGAAACAGTGCGAAATTATATTCTTCAGGTTACAAGGGGTAAGTAATAAAGAAATCAGTCAGATATTGGGACTGTCGCCGCGCACGGTTGAAAATCGTATCGCGCAGATGTATACCAAAGCTCGCGTAAATCACCTTGATGATTTTCGGCAATTTTGTGAGAGTCGGAATTTACACCGCTATTTGCCTAAAAGAGTGCTTTCCGAACGTAAAATGGCCACTCACGAGGAAATCGATGTCAGTTAA
- a CDS encoding NAD-dependent succinate-semialdehyde dehydrogenase: MIKVINPADGSVVGETPMMSAEEVAAAIDRTCAAFPAWAEKTAQQRSDILRRWYDLVRADKRVFAEIMVKENGKCLSEAMGEIDYGLGFIEWYAEEAKRVYGDTIPSHDVNASILVVKEPLGPTAAITPWNFPFMMITRKIATALAAGCTMIIKPAEETPLTAWKLLEYAREAGIPAGVFEMVTGDPQAIGEAFASDTRIHKVSFTGSTRVGKLLASNCGAALKKMTLELGGNAPFIVFDDATLNDAVSGLISAKLRNSGQVCISPNRVLVQDGIYQQFAEQLTAAVANIRVDQGMQDEFVVGPLINQQAVDKVTSLVDDAVSRGATVHLGGKRDAKGGLFYQPTILGDLDDSFGVHNTEIFGPVFALYRFSSEEEAIRRANNTEYGLVAYAWTRDLGRAFRLSKKLEAGMVIINSASVGTASVPFGGIKQSGYGREGGHYGIEEYMQVKYVLMAGQNR; the protein is encoded by the coding sequence ATGATTAAAGTAATTAATCCTGCCGACGGTTCAGTTGTCGGAGAAACACCGATGATGAGCGCAGAAGAAGTGGCGGCGGCTATCGATCGCACCTGCGCCGCCTTTCCTGCCTGGGCTGAGAAAACAGCCCAACAGCGTAGCGATATCCTGCGTCGCTGGTACGATCTGGTGCGTGCCGATAAACGCGTGTTCGCCGAAATTATGGTGAAAGAAAATGGCAAATGCCTGAGTGAGGCAATGGGCGAAATCGACTACGGCCTCGGCTTTATTGAGTGGTATGCCGAAGAGGCGAAACGAGTTTACGGCGACACCATCCCTTCGCACGATGTTAATGCCTCAATTCTGGTGGTTAAAGAGCCGCTTGGCCCGACGGCGGCGATCACCCCATGGAACTTCCCGTTTATGATGATCACCCGCAAGATTGCCACCGCGCTGGCGGCAGGCTGCACCATGATTATCAAACCGGCAGAAGAGACACCGCTGACCGCCTGGAAACTGCTGGAGTATGCCCGCGAAGCCGGTATCCCGGCGGGGGTGTTTGAGATGGTCACCGGCGATCCGCAAGCTATCGGCGAAGCTTTTGCCAGCGATACGCGCATTCACAAAGTTTCGTTTACCGGCTCCACCCGTGTCGGCAAATTGCTGGCCAGTAATTGCGGCGCCGCGCTGAAAAAAATGACGCTGGAACTCGGCGGTAATGCCCCTTTTATCGTATTTGACGACGCCACGCTTAACGATGCCGTCAGCGGGCTGATTAGCGCCAAACTGCGTAACTCCGGCCAGGTATGTATTTCACCTAACCGCGTGCTGGTGCAGGATGGTATCTATCAGCAGTTTGCTGAGCAGCTGACGGCAGCGGTGGCGAACATCCGCGTCGATCAGGGGATGCAGGATGAATTTGTCGTTGGACCGCTGATTAATCAACAGGCAGTGGATAAAGTGACCTCACTGGTGGATGACGCGGTGTCGCGTGGCGCTACCGTACATCTGGGTGGAAAGCGGGATGCAAAAGGCGGGCTGTTCTACCAGCCAACGATCCTTGGCGATCTGGACGACAGCTTCGGAGTACATAATACGGAGATTTTTGGCCCGGTTTTTGCCCTTTACCGTTTTAGCAGCGAAGAAGAGGCGATCCGCCGCGCCAACAATACCGAGTACGGCCTGGTGGCTTACGCCTGGACACGTGATCTGGGCCGCGCCTTCCGTCTTTCGAAAAAGCTGGAAGCGGGTATGGTGATTATCAATTCTGCTTCAGTCGGCACTGCTTCAGTCCCTTTCGGTGGCATCAAACAATCCGGCTATGGCCGCGAAGGTGGACACTACGGTATTGAAGAGTACATGCAGGTGAAATATGTGCTGATGGCGGGCCAGAATCGCTAA
- a CDS encoding oxidoreductase, translating to MSDKIRVGLVGYGFASKTFHAPLIAGTSEMELAAVSSSDATKVHADWPSMQVVADPQALFDDPTLQLIVIPTPNDTHFPLAKAALNAGKHVVVDKPFTVTLSQARELEALAKAKGLLLSVFHNRRWDSDFLTLKALLADGTLGEVRYLESHFDRFRPEVRQRWREMKGAGSGIWFDLGPHVIDQALQLFGAPVAINVDMAELRSGAQTTDYFHAVLTYPQRRVVLHASMLVAAESARFQVHGTRGSYVKYGLDPQEDSLKAGARPPLEDWGYDMRDGVLTLAEGDVMAEQTLLTIPGNYPAYYAAIRDAINGSGSNPVTAAEAIQVMELIELGLQSAEKRQTLSLK from the coding sequence ATGAGTGATAAAATTCGTGTCGGCCTGGTGGGCTATGGTTTCGCCAGCAAGACGTTTCATGCTCCGCTAATTGCCGGTACCTCAGAGATGGAGCTGGCTGCTGTCTCCAGCAGTGATGCGACCAAAGTTCACGCCGACTGGCCTTCGATGCAGGTGGTTGCCGATCCGCAGGCGCTGTTTGATGACCCGACGCTGCAACTGATTGTTATCCCCACGCCTAATGACACCCATTTTCCGCTGGCAAAAGCCGCGCTGAATGCCGGTAAGCATGTGGTGGTCGACAAACCATTCACCGTGACACTGTCACAGGCACGTGAGCTGGAAGCGCTGGCGAAAGCCAAAGGTCTGCTGCTGTCGGTGTTCCATAACCGTCGCTGGGACAGTGATTTCCTGACGCTGAAAGCGCTGCTGGCTGATGGTACGCTGGGTGAAGTGCGTTATCTGGAATCCCATTTCGATCGTTTCCGTCCGGAAGTGCGTCAGCGCTGGCGTGAAATGAAAGGTGCGGGCAGCGGTATCTGGTTTGATCTTGGTCCGCATGTTATTGACCAGGCGCTACAGCTGTTTGGCGCGCCGGTGGCGATTAATGTTGATATGGCTGAGCTACGTTCCGGCGCGCAAACCACCGATTATTTCCACGCGGTGCTGACTTATCCGCAACGCCGGGTGGTGCTGCATGCCAGTATGCTGGTGGCGGCAGAGTCAGCCCGTTTTCAGGTGCACGGCACCCGCGGCAGCTATGTGAAATATGGTCTGGATCCACAGGAAGACAGTCTGAAAGCCGGCGCGCGCCCACCGCTGGAAGACTGGGGTTATGATATGCGCGATGGTGTGCTGACGCTGGCCGAAGGTGACGTGATGGCCGAGCAGACGCTGCTGACCATTCCGGGCAACTATCCGGCCTATTACGCGGCAATCCGCGATGCGATTAATGGTAGCGGCAGTAATCCGGTTACCGCCGCCGAGGCGATTCAGGTGATGGAACTGATTGAACTGGGATTACAGTCTGCCGAGAAACGCCAGACACTGTCACTGAAGTAA
- the araC gene encoding arabinose operon transcriptional regulator AraC — translation MYHRLPSAIQSNPLLPGYPFNAWLVAGLTPISANGPLDFFIDRPLGMKGYILNLTIKGRGRVFDGEAAFDCEPGDLLLFQPKTPHYYGRSAESDCWFHRWIYFRPRAYWSDWLQWQDETQGVGRLRLPESLRGEFDRLFANIEQTHNSGRRFAEELAMNLLERLLLRAVEEDPRSHQQVRDPRVIEACQYVTGNLAAEVKIEEVAKYVCLSPSRLAHLFREQMGVNLLRWREDQRVIRAKLLLQTTQEPIASVGRDVGYDDQLYFSRVFRKRVGVSPSDFRRRSQDAHDALVAQESWDLPRTAG, via the coding sequence ATGTATCATCGTCTGCCTTCAGCTATACAATCCAACCCGTTGCTGCCGGGCTATCCGTTTAATGCCTGGCTGGTGGCCGGGTTAACGCCAATCAGCGCCAACGGACCGCTGGACTTTTTTATTGACCGTCCGCTGGGGATGAAAGGTTACATTCTGAATCTGACGATCAAAGGGCGAGGCCGGGTATTTGATGGCGAAGCGGCCTTTGATTGTGAGCCGGGTGATCTGCTGCTGTTTCAGCCAAAAACCCCGCACTACTATGGCCGCTCAGCCGAAAGCGACTGCTGGTTTCATCGCTGGATCTATTTCCGCCCGCGAGCCTACTGGAGCGACTGGCTTCAGTGGCAGGATGAAACCCAGGGAGTGGGACGTCTGCGCCTGCCAGAATCGCTGCGTGGCGAGTTTGACCGCCTGTTCGCTAATATCGAACAGACTCATAACTCCGGTCGTCGTTTTGCCGAAGAGCTGGCGATGAACCTGCTGGAACGTCTGCTGTTGCGCGCGGTGGAGGAAGATCCGCGATCGCATCAGCAGGTGCGCGATCCTCGGGTGATCGAAGCCTGCCAGTATGTCACCGGGAATCTGGCGGCTGAGGTGAAGATTGAAGAAGTCGCGAAGTATGTCTGCCTGTCGCCATCACGGCTGGCGCATCTGTTCCGCGAGCAGATGGGGGTTAATCTGCTGCGCTGGCGTGAAGATCAGCGGGTGATCCGTGCCAAACTGCTGCTGCAAACCACTCAGGAGCCCATCGCCAGTGTCGGACGCGATGTGGGCTATGACGACCAGCTCTACTTCTCGCGCGTATTCCGTAAACGGGTTGGCGTCAGCCCCAGTGATTTCCGCCGCCGTAGTCAGGATGCACATGATGCGCTGGTGGCCCAGGAGAGCTGGGATCTGCCGCGCACCGCCGGATAG